The following proteins are co-located in the Nerophis lumbriciformis linkage group LG22, RoL_Nlum_v2.1, whole genome shotgun sequence genome:
- the nfatc2ip gene encoding NFATC2-interacting protein gives MVPEGSSDTLTNMADALSDIKVCVAKPPLKRRRILDSSAIVPVPIYSNKVNSSLHLKAELPPSDRFVPADQDGLWSQMSRRGHARADVLTLSDSEEEQEVPLVDHGADQGGSCPLSPPPEDIPVQKQSRQFQKKINEVNRRLRAVSAALSPEGEGGGRVLRRRRSAAPEQDDVIIVESESHDWRAEESRLKVRCRTEVYKLPVLSTTLLKEVASQLSAILDVPCHRLLLLREEAELPGHASVRELGLGIADILECVVMAEERGGLISVRLQGKERGSARDFSVHKEAELGAIFSQYVSAMPARARREVQFHFDGCKVTANQTPAQLDMEDGDIIEVWM, from the exons ATGGTCCCTGAAGGCAGCAGTGACACACTAACAAACATGGCGGACGCG CTCTCTGACATCAAAGTGTGTGTGGCGAAGCCGCCGCTCAAACGCCGTCGCATCCTGGACTCGTCCGCCATCGTCCCTGTGCCCATTTACTCCAACAAG GTCAACAGCAGTCTGCATCTGAAGGCGGAGCTTCCTCCAAGTGACCGTTTTGTCCCTGCAGACCAGGACGGTCTGTGGTCTCAGATGTCCCGTCGAGGGCACGCCCGAGCAGACGTGCTCACACTAAGCGACTCTGAGGAGGAACAGGAAGTGCCTTTGGTGGACCACGGCGCAGACCA GGGAGGGTCCTGCCCACTGTCTCCTCCCCCAGAAGACATTCCTGTGCAGAAACAATCCCGACAGTTCCAGAAGAAGATCAA CGAGGTGAACAGGAGGTTGCGGGCCGTCAGCGCCGCCCTCTCTCCCGAGGGCGAGGGCGGGGGCAGGGTGCTGAGACGGCGGCGGAGTGCCGCTCCCGAGCAAGACGACGTCATCATTGTGGAGTCGGAGTCGCATGACTGGCGGGCGGAGGAAAGCCGGCTGAAGGTGCGATGTCGCACAGAGGTCTACAAGCTTCCTGTGCTGTCG ACGACCTTGCTGAAGGAAGTGGCGAGCCAGCTGTCAGCCATCCTTGACGTGCCCTGCCACCGCCTCCTGCTGCTGAGGGAGGAGGCGGAGCTTCCCGGTCACGCCAGCGTCCGCGAGCTGGGCCTGGGCATCGCCGACATCTTGG AGTGCGTGGTCATGGCGGAGGAGCGAGGCGGCCTCATCTCGGTGCGTCTGCAGGGCAAGGAGCGAGGGTCGGCGCGTGACTTCTCCGTGCATAAG GAGGCGGAGCTGGGCGCCATCTTCTCGCAGTACGTGTCGGCGATGCCTGCCCGTGCCAGACGAGAGGTGCAGTTTCACTTTGACGGCTGCAAGGTGACGGCCAATCAGACGCCCGCTCAGCTGGACATGGAGGATGGCGACATCATCGAAGTGTGGATGTGA